From Daucus carota subsp. sativus chromosome 6, DH1 v3.0, whole genome shotgun sequence, the proteins below share one genomic window:
- the LOC108226837 gene encoding UDP-URONIC ACID TRANSPORTER 1, with product MAPNTGNAAKKQALFISSLIVLWYSSNIGVLLLNKFLLSNYGFRFPIFLTMCHMTACAVLSYLSIVFLKIVPFQRIKSKSQFLRIATLSVVFCASVVGGNISLRYLPVSFNQAVGATTPFFTAMFAYFMTFKREAWVTYVALIPVVAGVVIASGGEPSFHLYGFIMCISATAARAFKSVLQGILLSSEGEKLNSMNLMLYMAPIAVVVLLPAALFMEPDVVEVTVTLGLKHTFMWLLLFLNSVMAYSANLTNFLVTKHTSALTLQVLGNAKGAVAVVISILLFRNPVTFQGIAGYSMTVMGVVAYGEAKRRYK from the exons atggCACCAAATACAGGAAATGCAGCAAAGAAACAAGCCCTTTTCATATCATCCTTGATCGTGTTATGGTACTCATCGAATATCGGCGTTCTTCTCCTGAACAAATTTTTGTTGTCGAATTATGGATTTCGATTTCCGATATTCTTGACAATGTGTCACATGACAGCTTGTGCTGTCCTGAGTTATTTGTCCATCGTGTTCTTGAAAATCGTGCCGTTTCAGAGGATCAAATCTAAGTCTCAGTTTTTAAGGATCGCTACGCTGAGCGTTGTTTTCTGTGCCTCTGTTGTTGGGGGGAATATATCACTTAGGTATCTGCCTGTGTCGTTTAATCAGGCTGTCGGCGCCACCACGCCTTTTTTTACAGCCATGTTTGCTTATTTTATGACCTTCAAGAGGGAAGCTTGGGTTACTTATGTTGCTCTTATACCAGTTGTTGCTGGTGTTGTCATTGCAAGCGGG GGGGAGCCAAGCTTTCACTTGTATGGATTCATCATGTGCATCAGTGCAACTGCTGCCAGGGCCTTTAAGTCTGTTCTTCAGGGAATTTTGCTTTCTTCAGAAGG GGAGAAGCTGAACTCAATGAATTTGATGCTTTATATGGCCCCAATTGCTGTTGTAGTTTTGTTGCCTGCAGCACTTTTCATGGAACCAGATGTGGTAGAAGTCACAGTAACACTTGGATTAAAACATACATTTATGTGGCTGCTTCTTTTTCTCAATTCAGTAATGGCTTATTCAGCCAACTTAACCAACTTCTTGGTGACCAAGCATACGAGTGCTCTAACACTCCAG GTACTGGGCAATGCAAAAGGCGCAGTAGCTGTTGTTATCTCTATACTGTTGTTCCGAAATCCTGTCACCTTTCAGGGAATAGCTGGTTATTCAATGACTGTTATGGGAGTGGTTGCTTATGGAGAAGCTAAAAGAAGATACAAATAA
- the LOC108224855 gene encoding probable glycerol-3-phosphate dehydrogenase [NAD(+)] 1, cytosolic isoform X2 → MVGSIEVMTRNSHSNGTISSYNGLEEKLDEFRRVLGKADGDLLKIVGVGAGAWGSVFAALLQDSYGQFRDKVQIRIWRRPGRAVDRATAEHLFEVINSREDVLRRLIRRCAYLKYVEARLGDRTLYADEILKDGFCLNMIDTPLCPLKVVTNLQEAVWDADIVVNGLPSTETREIFEEISKYWKERISSPVIISLSKGIEAALDPVPHIITPTQMINWATGVPLENILYLGGPNIAAEIYNKEYANARICGAGKWRKAVAKFLRQPHFIVWDNSDLVTHEVMGGLKNVYAIGAGMVAALTKESATSKSVYFAHCTSEMIFITHLLTEEPEKLAGPLLADTYVTLLKGRNAWYGQMIAKGELSLDMGDSITGKGMIQGVSAVEAFYELLSQFSLSVQHPEENKPVAPVELCPILKTLYKILIKREQQPCGILQALRDETMNDPRDRIEIAQSHAFYRPSLLGQVEGKTITAKNN, encoded by the exons ATGGTGGGCAGTATTGAGGTGATGACTCGCAATTCGCACTCGAATGGGACTATTAGTAGCTACAATGGCTTGGAAGAAAAGCTTGATGAATTTCGACGAGTTCTAGGTAAGGCTGATGGTGATCTGCTGAAAATTGTTGGTGTTGGAGCAGGTGCATGGGGCAGTGTCTTTGCAGCTTTGCTCCAAGATAGTTATGGTCAATTCCGGGATAAGGTACAAATCAGAATATGGAGGAGGCCCGGAAGAGCTGTTGATAGAGCTACTGCAGAACATTTGTTTGAAGTTATCAATTCGAGGGAGGATGTGTTGAGGAGGTTGATTAGGCGCTGCGCTTATTTGAAGTATGTGGAAGCAAGATTGGGGGATCGGACACTGTATGCAGATGAAATTTTGAAGGACGGATTCTGCCTGAACATGATTGATACACCTCTTTGTCCCTTAAAAGTTGTGACTAACTTGCAGGAGGCAGTTTGGGATGCTGACATTGTGGTCAATGGCTTGCCTTCAACTGAAACACGCGAGATTTTTGAAGAGATTAGCAAGTACTGGAAAGAAAGGATCAGCTCACCTGTTATCATCTCCTTGTCAAAGGGTATAGAGGCTGCCTTGGACCCTGTTCCCCATATAATTACTCCCACACAAATGATTAATTGGGCAA CTGGAGTACCATTAGAGAACATTCTTTATCTCGGTGGACCAAATATTGCAGCAGAAATTTATAACAAGGAGTATGCTAATGCTCGGATTTGTGGGGCTGGAAAGTGGAGAAAAGCAGTTGCAAAGTTTTTAAGGCAGCCACATTTCATTGTATGGGACAACAGCGACCTTGTCACTCATGAAGTTATGGGAGGCTTGAAGAATGTCTATGCAATAGGAGCTG GAATGGTGGCAGCTTTGACCAAGGAAAGTGCTACCAGTAAATCAGTATATTTTGCTCATTGTACATCAGAGATGATTTTTATCACTCATCTGTTGACAGAAGAACCTGAGAAGCTTGCTGGCCCTTTGCTTGCTGATACTTACGTGACATTGCTAAAAGGTCGTAATGCATGGTATGGACAGATGATAGCTAAAGGGGAGCTGAGTCTTGATATGGGAGATAGCATCACAGGAAAGGGGATGATTCAG GGAGTATCAGCTGTAGAAGCATTCTATGAACTTCTGAGTCAGTTCAGTTTAAGCGTGCAACATCCTGAAGAAAACAAGCCTGTTGCTCCAGTCGAACTATGCCCCATCTTGAAGACGTTGTATAAAATACTTATAAAGAG GGAACAACAGCCTTGTGGTATTCTTCAAGCCCTGAGAGACGAAACAATGAATGATCCTCGAGACCGCATTGAGATTGCTCAAAGCCATGCATTCTACAGGCCATCACTTCTTGGGCAGGTTGAAGGCAAAACCATCACTGCAAAGAACAACTGA
- the LOC108224855 gene encoding probable glycerol-3-phosphate dehydrogenase [NAD(+)] 1, cytosolic isoform X1 — MNKEVCLCNYLELDKLFCKDFFTGLKFRIVWATWVLKLKMVGSIEVMTRNSHSNGTISSYNGLEEKLDEFRRVLGKADGDLLKIVGVGAGAWGSVFAALLQDSYGQFRDKVQIRIWRRPGRAVDRATAEHLFEVINSREDVLRRLIRRCAYLKYVEARLGDRTLYADEILKDGFCLNMIDTPLCPLKVVTNLQEAVWDADIVVNGLPSTETREIFEEISKYWKERISSPVIISLSKGIEAALDPVPHIITPTQMINWATGVPLENILYLGGPNIAAEIYNKEYANARICGAGKWRKAVAKFLRQPHFIVWDNSDLVTHEVMGGLKNVYAIGAGMVAALTKESATSKSVYFAHCTSEMIFITHLLTEEPEKLAGPLLADTYVTLLKGRNAWYGQMIAKGELSLDMGDSITGKGMIQGVSAVEAFYELLSQFSLSVQHPEENKPVAPVELCPILKTLYKILIKREQQPCGILQALRDETMNDPRDRIEIAQSHAFYRPSLLGQVEGKTITAKNN; from the exons ATGAATAAAGAGGTCTGTTTGTGTAATTACTTGGAGCTTGATAAGTTATTCTGTAAAGATTTCTTTACAGGCTTGAAATTTAGGATAGTTTGGGCTACCTGGGTATTGAAGTTGAAGATGGTGGGCAGTATTGAGGTGATGACTCGCAATTCGCACTCGAATGGGACTATTAGTAGCTACAATGGCTTGGAAGAAAAGCTTGATGAATTTCGACGAGTTCTAGGTAAGGCTGATGGTGATCTGCTGAAAATTGTTGGTGTTGGAGCAGGTGCATGGGGCAGTGTCTTTGCAGCTTTGCTCCAAGATAGTTATGGTCAATTCCGGGATAAGGTACAAATCAGAATATGGAGGAGGCCCGGAAGAGCTGTTGATAGAGCTACTGCAGAACATTTGTTTGAAGTTATCAATTCGAGGGAGGATGTGTTGAGGAGGTTGATTAGGCGCTGCGCTTATTTGAAGTATGTGGAAGCAAGATTGGGGGATCGGACACTGTATGCAGATGAAATTTTGAAGGACGGATTCTGCCTGAACATGATTGATACACCTCTTTGTCCCTTAAAAGTTGTGACTAACTTGCAGGAGGCAGTTTGGGATGCTGACATTGTGGTCAATGGCTTGCCTTCAACTGAAACACGCGAGATTTTTGAAGAGATTAGCAAGTACTGGAAAGAAAGGATCAGCTCACCTGTTATCATCTCCTTGTCAAAGGGTATAGAGGCTGCCTTGGACCCTGTTCCCCATATAATTACTCCCACACAAATGATTAATTGGGCAA CTGGAGTACCATTAGAGAACATTCTTTATCTCGGTGGACCAAATATTGCAGCAGAAATTTATAACAAGGAGTATGCTAATGCTCGGATTTGTGGGGCTGGAAAGTGGAGAAAAGCAGTTGCAAAGTTTTTAAGGCAGCCACATTTCATTGTATGGGACAACAGCGACCTTGTCACTCATGAAGTTATGGGAGGCTTGAAGAATGTCTATGCAATAGGAGCTG GAATGGTGGCAGCTTTGACCAAGGAAAGTGCTACCAGTAAATCAGTATATTTTGCTCATTGTACATCAGAGATGATTTTTATCACTCATCTGTTGACAGAAGAACCTGAGAAGCTTGCTGGCCCTTTGCTTGCTGATACTTACGTGACATTGCTAAAAGGTCGTAATGCATGGTATGGACAGATGATAGCTAAAGGGGAGCTGAGTCTTGATATGGGAGATAGCATCACAGGAAAGGGGATGATTCAG GGAGTATCAGCTGTAGAAGCATTCTATGAACTTCTGAGTCAGTTCAGTTTAAGCGTGCAACATCCTGAAGAAAACAAGCCTGTTGCTCCAGTCGAACTATGCCCCATCTTGAAGACGTTGTATAAAATACTTATAAAGAG GGAACAACAGCCTTGTGGTATTCTTCAAGCCCTGAGAGACGAAACAATGAATGATCCTCGAGACCGCATTGAGATTGCTCAAAGCCATGCATTCTACAGGCCATCACTTCTTGGGCAGGTTGAAGGCAAAACCATCACTGCAAAGAACAACTGA
- the LOC108227373 gene encoding LOW QUALITY PROTEIN: calcium-transporting ATPase 4, plasma membrane-type (The sequence of the model RefSeq protein was modified relative to this genomic sequence to represent the inferred CDS: inserted 1 base in 1 codon) produces MENYLKDFDIPAKHAPEEAQLRWRNAVGIVKNRRRRFRHIVDLAKRNEQKLKVQKIQEDLRLVVTTIKAAYKFIEALKPSKEAIDAGYNINPDKIAKIIRSRNNKVLEEHQGVSGVAAELNVSLDEGVETTDLPKRQKFLGVNRYTEKPSKSFWLFVWEALHDLTLIILIVCAVVSIGVGLATEGLPKGIYDGLGIILSIFLVVMVTAISDYNQSLQFKDLDKEKKKISVHVTRDGTRQKVSIFDLVVGDVVHLSIGDQVPADGLFISGYSLLIDESSLSGESEPVNINEKNPFLLAGTKVQDGSGKMLVTTVGMRTEWGKLMETLSEGGEDETPLQVKLNGVATIIGKIGLIFAVLTFSVLTVRFLVEKAIHHEFTSWTSVDAMKLLNYFATAVTIIVVAVPEGLPLAVTLSLAFAMKKLMNDKALVRHLSACETMGSATCICTDKTGTLTTNHMVVDKIWVCGKPEEMKDGENHNTNHSDVSENVLPFLLQAIFQNTASEVVKXKDGKTSVLGTPTESALVEYGLLLGGDFDAQRREIKMLKVEPFNSVKKTMSVLVALPDGRTRAFCKGASEIVLGMCDKVIDYNGETVDLSEEFVQNITDVINGFACDALRTICLAFKDTDNNCDGIGLPDSSYTLIAVVGIKDPVRPGVKDAVRTCLAAGITVRMVTGDNINTAKAIAKECGILTEGGLAIEGPDFRNKSPDELMAIVPHIQVMARSLPLDKHKLVTNLRSIHKEVVAVTGDGTNDAPALHEADIGLAMGIAGTEVAKENADVIILDDNFSTIVNVAKWGRAVYINIQKFVQFQLTVNIVALMINFISACISGSAPLTAVQLLWVNLIMDTLGALALATEPAHEGLMNRPPVGRGVSFITRAMWRNIAGQSIYQMVVLFVFNFAGKQILGLNGSDATIIVNTFIFNTFVFCQVFNEINSRDIEKINIFRGMFSSWIFIGVMLATVIFQVIIVEFLGAFASTVPLSWQLWLLSILIGFVGMPIAVVLKCIPVERRVPKHHDGYDRLATGPEAV; encoded by the exons ATGGAGAATTATCTCAAGGACTTTGATATTCCGGCGAAGCATGCGCCGGAGGAAGCGCAGCTCCGGTGGAGAAACGCCGTCGGGATAGTGAAGAATCGCCGCCGTCGATTCCGTCACATTGTCGATCTGGCGAAACGCAACGAGCAGAAGCTCAAGGTTCAAAAGATTCAG GAAGATCTGCGACTTGTTGTTACAACAATTAAGGCAGCATACAAGTTTATCGAAG cCTTAAAGCCCTCCAAAGAGGCTATAGATGCAGGTTATAATATTAATCCTGATAAGATTGCAAAGATTATCAGAAGCCGTAACAATAAAGTCTTGGAAGAGCACCAGGGAGTAAGTGGAGTGGCAGCTGAATTAAATGTCTCACTGGATGAGGGAGTAGAGACAACTGACTTGCCTAAACGGCAAAAGTTCTTGGGCGTCAACAGATATACTGAAAAACCATCTAAAAGTTTTTGGCTGTTTGTCTGGGAGGCTTTACATGATTTGACCCTTATTATCCTTATTGTTTGTGCTGTGGTTTCTATAGGTGTAGGACTTGCCACTGAAGGGTTGCCAAAAGGCATATATGATGGGTTAGGAATCATACTTAGTATTTTTCTGGTAGTCATGGTGACTGCAATTAGTGATTATAATCAATCCTTGCAGTTTAAAGATCTGGACaaggagaagaagaaaataTCTGTTCATGTAACAAGAGATGGAACTAGACAAAAGGTGTCCATATTTGACCTGGTTGTTGGGGATGTTGTCCACTTATCGATTGGAGATCAAGTTCCAGCTGATGGATTGTTTATATCAGGATACAGCTTGTTAATTGACGAGTCAAGCTTGTCTGGGGAGAGTGAGCCAGTGAATATAAATGAGAAAAATCCTTTTCTACTTGCAGGGACCAAGGTGCAAGATGGTTCAGGTAAGATGCTGGTGACCACTGTTGGTATGCGAACTGAATGGGGCAAGTTGATGGAAACATTGAGTGAAGGAGGTGAAGATGAGACTCCACTACAGGTGAAGCTGAATGGTGTTGCTACAATCATAGGCAAGATTGGCTTGATTTTTGCTGTGCTGACATTCTCTGTTCTGACAGTAAGATTCTTGGTGGAGAAAGCAATTCACCATGAGTTCACCAGTTGGACTTCAGTTGATGCTATGAAGCTTTTGAATTACTTTGCTACTGCAGTGACCATAATTGTTGTTGCTGTTCCAGAAGGACTACCTCTGGCAGTGACATTGAGCCTTGCTTTTGCAATGAAGAAGTTAATGAATGACAAGGCACTTGTGAGGCATCTTTCCGCATGTGAGACAATGGGTTCTGCTACTTGCATATGCACAGATAAAACAGGAACACTAACTACAAACCATATGGTAGTTGATAAGATATGGGTATGTGGGAAACCTGAAGAGATGAAAGATGGTGAAAATCATAATACTAATCATTCTGATGTATCAGAAAATGTATTACCCTTTCTCTTGCAGGCTATATTTCAGAATACTGCTTCAGAGGTTGTCA ATAAAGATGGAAAAACTTCTGTACTAGGTACACCAACAGAATCAGCACTTGTAGAATACGGATTGCTACTGGGTGGTGATTTTGATGCACAGCGTCGAGAAATCAAGATGCTAAAAGTCGAACCCTTCAATTCTGTTAAAAAGACGATGTCTGTTCTTGTGGCTCTTCCAGATGGTAGAACTAGAGCTTTCTGCAAAGGCGCATCAGAGATTGTATTAGGAATGTGTGATAAGGTAATTGATTACAACGGGGAAACAGTTGACCTGTCGGAGGAATTCGTACAAAACATCACAGATGTCATCAATGGTTTTGCCTGTGATGCTTTAAGAACAATCTGTTTGGCATTTAAGGATACTGACAACAATTGTGATGGGATCGGTTTGCCTGATAGTAGTTATACATTGATTGCAGTAGTTGGTATTAAAGATCCTGTACGCCCAGGGGTCAAGGATGCTGTTCGAACTTGTTTAGCTGCTGGAATAACTGTGCGTATGGTCACTGGTGACAACATTAACACAGCGAAGGCCATTGCAAAAGAATGTGGAATACTCACTGAAGGTGGTTTGGCCATTGAAGGACCAGATTTTCGCAACAAAAGTCCAGATGAATTGATGGCGATAGTACCACATATTCAG GTAATGGCTCGATCTTTGCCTTTGGACAAGCACAAGCTGGTAACCAATTTAAGGAGCATCCATAAAGAGGTGGTTGCTGTAACTGGTGATGGAACAAATGATGCTCCTGCTTTGCACGAAGCAGACATTGGACTTGCAATGGGTATAGCTGGAACAGAG GTTGCCAAAGAAAATGCTGATGTCATTATATTGGATGACAACTTTTCAACAATAGTAAATGTTGCCAAATGGGGGCGTGCTGTATACATTAACATCCAAAAGTTTGTTCAGTTTCAGCTTACTGTTAATATTGTTGCTCTTATGATCAATTTCATTTCAGCATGCATCTCTG GATCTGCTCCCCTCACTGCTGTGCAGTTGCTTTGGGTCAATCTGATTATGGACACATTAGGTGCATTGGCACTGGCTACCGAACCAGCACATGAAGGATTGATGAATAGGCCCCCAGTGGGGAGGGGTGTGAGTTTTATAACCAGAGCAATGTGGAGGAATATAGCAGGTCAGAGTATTTACCAAATGGTCGTTCTGTTCGTGTTCAATTTTGCAGGGAAGCAAATTCTGGGACTCAATGGTTCAGATGCTACCATTATTGTCAATACCTTCATATTTAATACCTTTGTATTCTGCCAG gTCTTTAACGAGATAAACAGCCGAGATATTGAAAAGATCAATATTTTCCGTGGCATGTTCAGTAGCTGGATATTTATTGGTGTCATGTTGGCCACAGTGATATTTCAAGTTATAATAGTCGAGTTCCTAGGGGCCTTCGCAAGCACTGTGCCGCTGAGTTGGCAGTTGTGGTTACTGAGCATCCTAATTGGATTTGTAGGCATGCCTATTGCAGTTGTTTTGAAGTGCATTCCTGTTGAAAGAAGAGTTCCCAAGCACCATGATGGTTATGATCGGCTCGCCACGGGACCAGAAGCTGTATGA
- the LOC135146983 gene encoding mitochondrial acidic protein mam33-like, with the protein MQNDKTEPLGDFVVDWDSPRSEDVVLRKTCNSGEELAVTTALLGEETIEDDDRLPREALMKVCIKKPGLSSILQFDCGVFSKGEDGIEFNIRHAHYLPSTSSLGSSLYRGPLFSTLDPQLQDELKQYLVTKGIGKSLTNFLLLHLHKKEQNQYENWLEKLKAYIAQGQETDS; encoded by the exons ATGCAGAATGATAAAACTGAACCATTGGGAGATTTTGTGGTGGACTGGGATTCTCCTCGTTCTGAAGATGTGGTTTTGAGAAAGACGTGCAATTCAGGTGAGGAACTTGCTGTTACTACTGCTTTGCTTGGTGAAGAAACCATTGAAGACGATGATAGGCTTCCCAGGGAAGCTTTGATGAAGGTATGCATTAAAAAGCCTGGATTAAGCTCTATATTGCAATTTGACTGTGGAGTTTTCAGTAAAGGTGAAGATGGCATTGAGTTTAATATCCGTCATGCTCACTATCTCCCGTCAACAAGCAGTTTGGGGTCTTCACTTTATAGAGGTCCCTTATTTAG TACTTTGGATCCCCAGTTGCAGGATGAACTCAAGCAATATTTAGTGACAAAGGGGATTGGAAAAAGCCTCACCAACTTCCTCCTCCTGCACCTACATAAGAAGGAACAAAATCAGTATGAGAACTGGCTGGAGAAATTGAAAGCTTATATAGCTCAAGGCCAAGAGACTGATTCTTAG